CGAAGAACTACACCGTCATGGACAAGACACGGGAGGCCATGACGAAGGCCAGGCAGGACATGATCGCAGTGCTCTTCAAGGCGGAAATCAAGCGGCAGAAGGAGGAGGCGAAAGAGGCGAAGGAGGAGAGCAAGCTGACGCCGGAGAAGATCAAGAAACTCGAGAAGAAGGCGTTGGCCAGACCCACACCGCGGGTCAAGGTGATCAGATAACATCACTCGTAATTTAACATGAACCAGACACATAGCGCCGATGTGCCTGAGGTGGCCGATGTAGAGGTGCCGCAGGCACTGAAGGTTAGCGTACCACGCGAAAGTCACAAGTGCGCGCAGGAAAACATAGAGCACCTCAAACAGCTCCACCAGCGGGGATGCACCATCAACAACAACATCGAGCAATCCGTCGAGTTTAAAAACCCGTACTTGCTAGAGGGAAGTTGAGCGAATCTGGCGCACATTCCGTAGAAGGTCATGAAGGTGTTCAACATCGAGGGGCACTGCTCGAACTACAGCAAGCACGTTTACGACCCCGACTACTACGTCGCGCTGGCGCGGGAGACTGAGCCTGAAACGCAGCAGCCGCGCAAGGACAGCCAGACATGCGGCCAGAACGCAAAAGCGGAAGCAGCTAACGCCGCGGAGGCACGTGGCAGACCGTCGGGCTGGTCAACGGATTGAGGACACGCCACATAATCGTAGAGCACATACACACATCATGCCAAATGAGTGGCGAGCACATCCAATTGCATCAGACGATTCTCCGCTTGCGGTACATCAAAGTAAGCTATTTCGGCACAATATAGATACGTTTTCGGCGATGACTAACGGGGTTCCGTAGCTTAGCTGGTTAGAGCGTGTGGCTGTTAACCACAAGGTCGTAGGTTCGATCCCTACCGGGACCGAGTTTTTTTCACTTTACAATTGCCTTTTTGACGAGACACGCGTCGGTCAAATCGCAAATAAGAGGCTTGGTTTCGCTTGCCACCCCAATGGAACTGCTTTTCACTAAAACAGCAACTCCCGGCACGTAGGAGCACTTCATAATCGTGGAACATTAAAACGGCACGCAACATTCAAACTCACTCCCACTGTGCATTACAATGCTCTATATGTTATAACTGCATATCAAACTTCAGAACGAATCTGTATCGATTTGCCTGGAGAACACA
This genomic stretch from Babesia bigemina genome assembly Bbig001, chromosome : III harbors:
- a CDS encoding HCNGP-like family protein, putative, producing the protein MNQTHSADVPEVADVEVPQALKENIEHLKQLHQRGCTINNNIEQSKVMKVFNIEGHCSNYSKHVYDPDYYVALARETEPETQQPRKDSQTCGQNAKAEAANAAEARGRPSGWSTD